The DNA region GAGTTGTTTCTTATCCATAAGTATCAACATTCACGATGGTTTCTTTTGATTCAGGAATAGCTCTTCAACTTAGAAATACTATTTTAGCTCTCCCATTAGAGCTTTAAAAATGAGGGATGAAAGCcctttgtctttttcttttagcTCTTCCTTTGAAGATGCCCTGAAGGTTATCTCATCTCTATATTTTAATGGTTAGGTTGCTTCTATGGCATCCCTTTTGAAGCGGCAAAGGAGCAAACTTGACAAGCGCATCACGAAGATTTCTGAACCGGGTATTCCTGTTTGATAATGATGCCGGCGCTGAAAGCTTCCGACTGCtggattttgtttattttccctCTTCCTTGTGCCTGTGCtgttctcaatttttttgggaCAAAATAACTTCATTGTTATATAGAAGAGAGCGGGGGTTTGCTTTTCCTAAGTTGCATTTGCATTACCATAGCTTAAAGTGCTTGGTTGGTTTTAACCCAGTACAACTATTAGAGAGTGACGGATTCAAGCAAGGAACAAACCATTCAAGTATTCCAGCATACAAACCCCCCTCCTCCTGCCCACAACTTGAACGGCCATAAATCCAATCTATGGTCTGTTTTGTCCTGCACGTTTAACAGCAAAAGTATACCCTAGAGAATCTCAAtcccattttatttataataccaGTGATCTATCCACACATAATCTAGTCCAAAagtttaaaactcttttttctcATCTGTGTAAATAACCTCACAGGTTTTCCAGTTCCTGCTGGATTACCACTGAAAGCAGAGAAACCACCAATTCCTTGTTGGCTGCCTCCTGCATTACCAGGAAAACCTGAGAATCCTCCAGTGCCTTGTTGGCTGCCAAAAGCCCCAAATCCACTACCTGTGCAAATTTTCACAGCAAGTCAGCAAAGACTTCGCATGCATTACACAAAAGATGAGGAAAATGGAGTATTAGATAATAATGCTACCTGATGCACCGAATCCACTACCAGATGGAGGCGCTGCCGCGAAACCACCAGCACTCGAGGCTGCTGCGGCAAACCCACCTCCACCTGAAGCCACACCAGCAATGCCACTGCCACCAGATGCCACTCCACCAAACCCACCACCAGAAGCTACACTACCAAACCCACCCCCAGCAGCCACACCACCAAATCCTGCACCAGATGAGGCCAAAGCAGCAAATCCACCACCAGTAGAAGCAACACCAGCAAACCCGCCAGCAGTTGCAGCACTTGCAAAGCCACCTGTTGAACTACTAGTAGCAAGGCCACCACCAAAACCACTGGTAGAAGCGAAACCACTTCCAGGTAAACCAGTTCCAAACTGTGTCGGCTGCCCAAAAGTCCCAAGAACTGATCCCAGTGCTTGCTGTCCTGATCCAATATGTGCTGGCTGGCCAAACTGACTTTGAGCAGGAGCTTGAGCAACTGCTCCTGTGCCAAAGCCACCAGAGAAAGCACCCATATTTGTTGGTGGAGGCTTTTGGGAGGGATGAGGAGATTGAAAGTTGAAAGAGGCAGATCGAAAGAGCTCTCCACTAGGTACAGTCATGGTCAACGAAGAGCTTGCTACATTTGATCCTGTGCTACAAAATGGACTGCCAAATGGATTTGCTCTAGGAGCAGTTGGGATAGGGGTTGAACCAACCCCAAAACCTCCAGGATTTCCCGAATTAAGTTCATTTGTGCAGCTAGCCTCAGGAGCCGCCTCCTCCATTTCAACCTCTTCTGTAACTGCAACATCCAAACTTTCATTCTTTCCACTAACGCTATCAGAAGTCAGGATTGGTGCTCCAAAAGGAACATTATGAGAAGAAGGCTGTTGAGGTTGAGAATTCAGAGCCACCTTAGATGCAGTACTTCCAGAGTGGTTCAAGCTGGGCTGGTTTACTGGTGCAAATCCAGTTGACAGTCCTGTAGTAAGGACAGATGATGCTGAAGGTTCAAGCTTCAAACCAAATGTAGAAGGGTTAGGCTGTGGAGCAGTTGTAGGAACATCCACATCTGACTTTGAACTTGCTTCACCCGGAGGATGGGGAACCTCTGTTTTCGGGGAATCTGACTCTGAAGGGGTAACTGGAGTGTCAGAAGGTGGAATTTTTCCCGCATGAGGTTGGGGCTCTGTTTTAAGTGATTCTGAAACTGAAGGTGTAGGAGTGGGGTTAACATTAGATGCAAGTGGTTTTCCCATAAGAGGCCGAATCTCCGTTTCAAGGGATTCTGATGTCAAACGTGAAGGAGTTGGATTGCTAGAAGGCAGCTCCTTAGAAACCTCtgaagttaatgtttttttctcaaatttttgTTTAGGGCATCCGTAATAATGAAGGCCTGCTTAAACATGAAAATAGAAATCATCAATTGCATTTTCTTCGTATGCTTTTAGATGATAAGTGAACACTTTCTGTTTCATGTAAACTTTGTAATAGCTCACCTCTGCTTTCCGATGGGTGCAAGAAAGATCGGGATGTCTGGTCTTCTTGGTGAACTGCGGATCTGTCCCCCAAGCTAGGACTAAAATGTTGCCTATCCTTCAACAAGGATGATTTATTCACATTTTTCTTCTGATTTTCTTGCGTAAGCACACCTTTTACAGCTGTTTTCGTATGCTCAAAACTAGCCCAGCTCTGCAGCAGGGTCATAAGAAATAACATGCATGTTGGAGCTTGCAAAAGATCTATCAGCACAGTGGATAACATGAAATACTTGCATAAAAGCGTAACTTGAAGTTCTAAGAAGACAGTAACAGGAATTTGTAGTTCTCTTCAAGTTAAAGCTTTGCGGTTTTCTTTAGAGTTAAATATGCTTCTGCTAATTTACCAGAACATATATTTTAGTAAAATTCTAATGCACACTGAAACCAAACTAAATCTCCGGTGGTCGACCTTAGTAGAGCAACCTTAAATGATTATGAACATGGCTATAAGAAGTTTCGACCATTGAATATCttcccattaatttttttctttaggttTTGTATTAAGTCTCTATACTTAAGCAAAATTTGGCCATCCGAAAAAGCAATCTAGCTTCAGTGAATTGAGTATCATTAGGGGACTCAACTCAGGACAACTAAGTTCCATGCGAAGATATCAAAGGCACCAAGTCATAGTTAAATAAGTAAAGCATGGCATACAAGTGAGGTATAGCCTACCTGACGGAGACATCTGCTGTCTTGTCCATCTTCAAAAAGAGATGAGTAATAATCTGGATCGTAAATGGAACCACCTAAAACAACATCAGAATCTGAGCATTGTCTACCTACAGTAGCAGGAGTTGCTGGACTGAGAAAACTCCTGCTTAAATCGAAATCCGCTTCTCGAGTAGCTGTACTATCTATATAAGGAACCCCCAATCTGTAGATTTGAATCCATAACAAAGAGGATGACAACCTCACTGTAAAACCAACGATTTGCATTGCCAGAGTGAGTTTCACTGAAAAGACGAAGAACAGTCCATACTTGTCAGAGGAAATGTTCCTGCAACATGACACAAACAGACAATACTTTCAATTGATACACAGAATACAGTAGGAGAACCGTGAGCATTGCCGCATAAAAGGAAGAAATCTGTCCCCCGTCTTCTATATATAACTcgataacagtttttttttttttttaaaaaaaaaagaaattcggaaaatgagtaaattgaaaaataaccgcCATGCCTCTCCTCGAGTGGAGTAGAATCttttagatatatattataatgttgaagaatgaaacttTAGACTTTGcatcatgatttattttctgATGTGAATGATTATTGTATGAAAGCGTGAAACTTCGGTTTGCAGCAGCAGCATgatattataatgaatagttaaaggaaaaaagaagaaagagaaggtaCCAGATGGGGTGAGAGAAGAGGATGAACCATGCAACGTCgaggagaagagaggagaagaggAGGAAAGCGTAGGCACGGAAAAGGCGCTGACTGTTGCTCTCAATGGCGACGAGGGCGAACAAAGAGATAGCCAAATTAATGAGCAAGACGCCATTGTACAAAGCTCCAAGGGATCCGATCAAAGAGCAACCAATCTACATGCACATATTCAATTGAAATGAAATAgtaaattgtaataataattgagttaatttgatatatatatatatatatataaattaaaagattaccTGAAGGTAAATGAGAAAGAGAGCTAAATTAATATTGGAGAGAGTCGTCATCGCGAAGCCAGGCGTGAAATCGATCTTTGAAGAAATGAGGACTGCCAATACAATACCACAATATCTCTATCTATCTATCATATACTAATAAtcttcctctccctctcttaatttttttttttaaatgaaatataaactacacgcctttctcttcttcttcttcttcttccttttctgttgcgtgtgtgtgtgtgtgtgttataatGCAGGGTGTGGAGGAGTGCAGCTGGATGTATCATGTCTAGTCTGACAAGagatacatgcatgcatgcatacataCGTATAAACAAGATATGTACAACATTcattgaaatgagaaaaggtgaaaaggtaaaggaagagagagggaaaggtCAGGCTTTTACTTTCTGGCAACAAAAAGACAGCACCCAACAGCGCCTAAACCTTACCTTAGCCTTGAGGTTTCTTACCAGCAAGAGCGGtgttataaaaacattttatacgtgttaagtttcataatatatcaatcacaaaataaattatacaaaaatcaTAGTGTTTcgtaaacttttaaaatattcttcaaaatcaacaaaaaaaaaatcatataatacttattataatatgaaattcaaattttaaataaaataatttaacaatggAGCgtctaaattattaaaacaaaactaaacaaaaagcTTTTTGGAAGCAAGCAAGTCATACTGATACAAACAAAAGAGATTTGAAGATAAAGTAATAAACTAAGacgagagaaaagaaaaggtaaagaagaagaagaagtgtcacgacccgattctcggatccatgaccggcacataaaCAAGGTTCTCTTTCAAGATTTCATACTTATGCGAACTCAAACTTTCATACAAACTTATCCTTCAAATAACTCAATCAGAGTCTAATGCAGcagtaataacaaaattaatttcataatataatttgattgtcttaatacaagagttaatataaattCATAGTTATGGAGCACTAACTAGACATGAAGAAAATGTACAAATTTCAACCAAAAAGCAGGTttggaaggttcaacaaaaatgACCTGCTAACAAGCTAtaagcctaaaaaaataaataatgagagggtgagttcaacaactcagtaaGTAGATAACGtttaatacacacacatgcacgaggtaatacaacaacaaaaatatcataaggTAAAGCTCAtcagaaaattaaaatgcaatgagcatgaggctccgtactgtgggatgattagtccacacaggttggtgactcccccgaccaactagggttcagatatgatgtgcacaaagactaataTTATCCTATTAGCATAGGTATTCTAATTGGCATATCATatattcataatcataatcaaacaaacatatccaTATCTCaaggctcaactcatgacatcaatcaaatgaggagctatcaattcagaagtcaattaaaaatatatactggtTCATAacttcatatcaagaattcagattcaacaattgatcatattttatcataataaggataataatcatatatatatatatatatatatatatatatatatatatatatttttgaagaagcatgatccaattcatattaacaaatcaaatatttataatatttttcaagcatatgaaaaattatctaCTCACCTGACTTGAAagcaaacaaaacttaaaagcaAATACCGAAGGAAATCCTATTAATATCCCACCGGTAGAATGTCAGGATCATCTGAATAAAAatgagatatattaaaaaaaaactaaaaaataacatacaacctatttaatacacttaactaagggtctATTCCATAAacctatatgtttttaaactactagtcatttttttctaaaaacccaaaaattaaatggttttttcgaaatctaatccataataaaacaaataataaaaattgataataattcactaaataaccctcaaTTATTCAtgaaaccaatttaaaaaagctaatattacaacTAGGGACCAATatggaatttatcatatttttaagggtcaaattgtaactttgtcaaattggaggaccaaactaaaaatatcataaatttatgaCTATAGTggaattatgtccataattcatcctTATTTCTGTCCAGAATCTCTaattatgctccagggaccattctggaatGTTTCCAAATTTTTAGGatcaaattgtattttttttcaaatggtaGGACCatattgaaaatgttaaaaattcaTAACTATACTGGAATTCTACCCATAATTCATCTTTTATTCTGTCCAGAATCTTGGAATATGCTACAGGGAccaatctatattttttctaaagtttggggactaaattgtaattttttcaaattgagggaccaaaccgAAATTGGTGTCATCTTCAACAGAAAACCTACTGTTTTTTCCACATTTATAACTCAAAATTCACCATTTAcacaaatcataactcaaaatcatcatctttacctacaatctttcataatcaactaaataatccattacccacaacaatcaacctTAGAACATTCAAATTACTTCATCAATAAATCCAAAACACAatcttcaaaaccctaacattcaaccaaaatagaaatttaaagcttaaaagaacatatatttatacataatcttacctttaaacttattttctccAATTCTCTTCTATTTCTCttatctttcccttttcttctcttcttcttccccttttcttttcttctccggTCAATTTTTCACTCTTAATTtcatatctctcttttttttttctttttttttttctatttatacttaTTATGTTTATTCAATTACCACATTACCCCTCATTCATTTAGACCcactctttaagcctccaagggttttgttgtcttttcctatctcttttaattcaaaacataacaagaagcgaaagaaagaaaagaaaaaagttagagGAGAAAAGAATGGGGTTGAAAAAGTATGAAactttgcaatttttatttaattcatcaacaattatctaacattttaaaaaatatatgatataaatactaaaatctTAACTAGAGCAAGCAATTAGACTTATAgatcactaaataaaatacccaacaataattaaatcaagctcaacaaataaatcataattaacctcaactaaaagttcaaataaattaaaccaaaacatAAGCTACAACTTAATCTCTTAATGGTTTGGGCTACCCTCCATCGTCTATAATTATACAAGTGCGTAAACAATGTCTGGAGTCTGATGCCCCCACCAATTCTCCCGGGATTGGAGAAACCCTACCCTATTAAGTAAAGCTCAAGGCGGCTTCAATAATCTCCTGAAGATCATGATCAAGTTATTATGTTGTCTTTCTAATAATTCAAGTATATTCTGAATCTGGTTGTCTAACTTATGTATTGGGATTCATTGAAGTTCATCATCCttggtaaaaacaacttgtgcatCCAAAGTAGCATTAATTTGTTCATTTTATGCTAAAAATAAGGATAATAGGGCAAGGTtttcaaaagaataattaatgataggctattgtgttttatatataacaaggtttttcatgtgaacagtagagctaatatcaaagtttaatggcattttaataacataactatttaattcaatcatttgcaacactttgaATGGTGTATCACTACTCACTTGTAATTTATAAAGGGTTCCATAAAAATACCATTAAGGtctaatctgtatcatgaaataatcttcaatattaaatgcATCATGAAACTTATGTAAATCAGCTCGAAATTTATATTGTTCATTACttgtttaaatatgttttataaccTCGATATGCAAATTATGAACCCTACATGCAAAAGACTCAGTTGAGTCTGAAATTTTAGAGTGAATAGacataaaaataagatataCAGGTTTTCTAGGTTCATAACTATAAAAGCTATATGACCGAGGGTGCGGAGTGGAACAAATACTATTTGAAACTTTTGTAGATATAGTTTGGACAAAACCtagtaaattataattattatgatctTTCTCATCATGTTTCAGGGGTAAGGGATCAAAGAGCTCAACATGTTACTTTAAACTTATAACATGTTGGATATCAAGCATGGGAGGGTGAGTAGCATATTGCTCTAAACCTTTGACGTGTTGGACATAAAACATAAAGGGGTAAGGAACATGTTGCTCTAAATTTTTGGTGTGCTAGATGTCAAGCATGATGGGTGGGGAATTAGGTACTTTAAAAGAACTAATATTGTGAGACTCTTCCAAGAATATATATACCTTTTCAAGTAATTCcactaaaaaattcttaaaactaTTTTCTCTACCATTAAAAcagaattattatatttttattaatcttatttttGTACTCATTTGGATTTATATTGTTaagttcatcttcttgcatggtTTTTTCATCTagatcattaaaattattaggaTTGAGCTTATACATTTGAACACaacaatcttttaatttacaTATATCTTTATGTTCTTAGATAACTAAAgtttaaataaacaattaataaaaatatgactaAAACCTTGACATttagaatattgagtttttgaACTCATCCTAGATATTTAATTGATGACTCGTTTACTCTTatctattttataaatttaggcACGACAGAAATAGACTTACAAGGTGGAAtacctaataaaaaattattatttttaaattaagaccCAAAAAGGAAATCAAGAGGGTCTTTGGCATGATAACATGTCCCTGCTCCTCTTTTCACTATCCATCAGAGGCAATGTGATGAATGGAGGTTTTTAATTGATCgagattataataaaataatatttttttagatttattttttatattaaaactattgaaaaacaattttaaaaaggtGAAACAGGTAAAGAAAGAGCCTTTTAAAAAGCAGATGGTGGGGCCATCACTTGCGGcttctttctaattttatataaagacaTCGTCATTGTTGCTTTTTGTTCCTAACTTGATCACTAAGTTTATGCACTCACAATTGTTAGCTTGTTACTTAATGACACGAAATCTTGTGTCTGGTAGAGTACTGGATAGAAATGCTTGCTCTGGACAAAGAGCAGTCTTCATATGCAGGATTGCCTTCTATGGATTATATTACAGACAGATATGAAAAACTACAAGCACAAATTCAATTGAAATGGAATGgtaaattgtaataataattgagttaatttgatatatatatatatatattatgagaaAGAGGGTAAATCCTACTGTCTACCTATAAATTTGTAACAGAAGCTGTGGTTTGTGTTCGGTGATGGAAAGCCCAGGAATGAGATTTGTCCACTGAATTGTCGTGGTGGAGGATATGAGAATCTCCTACGGTAACCTGGCTTGGCTGTCGGACATTATCTACACTTAAATTGAGAGCAGCAAAAACTTGATGCTTCTGGTTCAAGCATGCGGCACCTGTGACCTGCATGAGTTGCTTCTTATCCATCAACTATCAACATTCACTTCTGATATTCTATCTTCTGATGGTATTCGTCTGTTCTCCTGATTAATAACTGTGTTGAAGGTTCTCTGATctctatattttattggttaggTTGCTTCTGTGGCTCCCTATTGAAGCGGCCATGGAGCAAACTTGATAAGCGGATCACGAAGATTTCTGAACTAGGCATTCCTGTTTGATAATGATACCGAGACTGAAAGCTTCCGACTCCtggattttgtttattttccccTTTCCTTCTGCTCTTCTCAAATTTTGTTACAATAACGTGGTTATTGTAGTCAAGAGAACGGGTGTTGGCTTTTCCGATGTTGCCTTTGCATTGCCATAGCTTAAAGTGTTTGGTTTGTTAATTATGTAGAACCATTAGAGAGTGACGGATTCAAGCGGGGAACCAATCATTACAGTATTCCAGCATACAAACCCCCACCCTCCCCCCATAAATCCAACCTATGGTCTGTTTTGTCCTGCATGTTTAACAGCAAAAGTATATCCTGGAGAGTTTCTTCAATCCCATTTTATCTCCAACTTCTGTGATCTATCCACACACAATATGTTGCATTCACTCATAAATTGACACCCCCATTGGCGTAATATTTGGTAAAAAGGTCCAACGATAAGAAAGAGCAGAACTCAGATTGCAAACAGAATGTGATCTCACATCGGGTGAATCTCAATTTACATTCTATTTTACCAAATACATTTTTCATTTGCGAACAAAATTTCTAATCCTAGTCCAAAAGCTCTGAACTCTATTTTCTCATCTGTGTAAATAATTCCGCAGGTTTTCCAGTTCCTGCTGGATTACCACTGAAAGCAGAGAAACCACCAATTCCTTGTTGGCTGCCTCCTGCATTACCAGGAAAACCTGAGAATCCTCCAGTGCCTTGTTGGCTGCCAAAAGCCCCAAATCCACTACCTGTGCAAATTTTCACAGCAAGTCAGCAAAGACTTCGCATGCATTACACAAAAGATGAGGAAAATGGAGTATTAGATAATAATGCTACCTGATGCACCGAATCCACTACCAGATGGAGGCGCTGCTGCGAAACCACCAGCACTCGAGGCTGCTGCGGCAAACCCACCTCCACCTGAAGCCACACCAGCAATGCCACTGCCACCAGATGCCACTCCACCAAACCCACCACCAGAAGCTACACTACCAAACGCACCCCCAGCAGCCACACCACCAAATCCTGCACCAGATGAGGCCAAAGCAGCAAATCCACCACCAGTAGAAGCAACACCAGCAAACCCGCCAGCAGTTGCAGCACTTGCAAAGCCACCTGTTGAACTACTAGTAGCAAGGCCACCACCAAAACCACTGGTAGAAGCGAAACCACTTCCAGGTAAACCAGTTCCAAACTGTCTAGACTGCCCAAAAGTCCCAAGAACTGATCCCAGTGCTTGCTGTCCTGATCCAATATGTGCTGGCTGGCCAAACTGACTTTGAGCAGGAGCTTGAGCAACTGTTCCTGTGCCAAAGCCACCAGAGAAAGCACCCATATTTGTTGGTGGAGGCTTTTGGGATGGATGGGGAGATTGAAAGTTGAAAGAGGCAGGTCGAAAGAGCTCTCCACTAGGTACAGTCATGGTCAACGACGAGCTTGCTACATTTGATCCTGTGCTACCAAATGGACTGCCAAATGGATTTGCTCTAGGAGCAGTTGGGATAGGCGTTGAACCAATCCCAAAACCTCCAAGATTTCCCAAATTAAGTTCATTCGTGCAGCTAGCCTCAGGAGCCTCCTCCTCCATTTCAACCTCTTCTGTAACTGCAACATCCAAACTTTCATTCTTTCCACTAACGCTATTAGAAGTCAGGATTGGTGCTCCAAAAGGAACATTATGAGAAGAAGGCTGTTGAGGTTGAGAATTCAGAGCCACCTTAGATGCAGTACTTCCAGAGTGGTTCAAGCTGGGCTGGTTTACTGGTGCAAATCCAGTTGATAGTCCTGTAGTAAGGACAGATGATGCTGAAGGTTCAAGCTTCAAACCAAAAGTAGAAGGGTTAGGCTGTGGAGCAGTTGTAGGAACATCCACATCTGACTTTGAACTTGCTTCACCCGGAGGATGGGGAACCTCTGTTTTCGGGGAATCTGACTCTGAAGGGGTAACTGGAGTGTCAGAAGGTGGAATTTTTCCCGCATGAGGTTGGGGCTCTGTTTTAAGTGATTCTGAAACTGAAGGTGTAGGAGTGGGGTTTACATTTCGTGCAGGTTTTCCTATAAGAGGCTGAATATCTGTTTCAAGGGATTCTGATGTCAAACATGAAGGACTTGGATTGCTAGAAGGCAGAGTTTTGCCTAGAGGGGGTTGCAGCTCTGGAGAAACCTCTGAAGTTGGAGGTGGGGCATGTGAGGGTAACACTGTCCTGGGGGCCTGAAAAGACAATGAACCGGAAGAAAGAACAGGTGAGACAGAAACTGATGACAATGATGTTGAAGTAACTGTTTGATTAGAGCCAGTGGTGACCTTAGAACTGGTTAAAGATGTGCTCGGTGGCATTGCAGCTGACAACGTCGGTGTAGCTATTGATGATGAGATGTTTGGTGATATATTGGATATCAGAGATGATGAAACTGAAAGTGATATGAAGGCTGATGGAGAAGACGAAACTTTTTCACTAGGCTGGCTTTTGCTAGTAGCAAAATTGATCTCAGGAACCTTTCCAGGTTGGGTGGGAGCCACAGAAGAGGCACCTAACAAAGAGAGCGCGGGCTCATAATTATTATTGGGAGATTTGAAAAATGAACTTTTGGTGTCTGCTGGTCCAGGCTTCACACTTTGCATTGCTGACTTTGCAAGCACGCTACTGGTAGTTGAAACAGGAATCTCATTTGGTTTCTTTGGAAACAAAGGTGTCTGCATTGGTGGCACGGTAGAGTCtgctgaatttttatttatattagtttcaGTTTGCTGAATACGTCTGGTCTCATTGGTGGAAACAGAATCAGGCTTCTCAATTTGAGAAAACTTACACTTAGATTTATCAGCAGTCATGTTGTAGGCTTCCCTGCTACTTGTTTCTCCTCCTGGAAGTGATACCAGGGATGACGAAACTGATACCATCGCTACATTGTTATTTTGCAGTATAGGAGAACGCAAGCCCAGAGGCTGTGATGACATTGGAGGATCAGTAGCCCATTTAAATGGAACGGTTGCTTTTTTCTCAAACGTTTGTTTAGGGGATCCATAATGAAGGCCTgcttaaacataaaataat from Populus alba chromosome 14, ASM523922v2, whole genome shotgun sequence includes:
- the LOC118062605 gene encoding uncharacterized protein, which produces MTTLSNINLALFLIYLQIGCSLIGSLGALYNGVLLINLAISLFALVAIESNSQRLFRAYAFLLFSSLLLDVAWFILFSHPIWNISSDKYGLFFVFSVKLTLAMQIVGFTVRLSSSLLWIQIYRLGVPYIDSTATREADFDLSRSFLSPATPATVGRQCSDSDVVLGGSIYDPDYYSSLFEDGQDSRCLRQSWASFEHTKTAVKGVLTQENQKKNVNKSSLLKDRQHFSPSLGDRSAVHQEDQTSRSFLHPSESRGLHYYGCPKQKFEKKTLTSEVSKELPSSNPTPSRLTSESLETEIRPLMGKPLASNVNPTPTPSVSESLKTEPQPHAGKIPPSDTPVTPSESDSPKTEVPHPPGEASSKSDVDVPTTAPQPNPSTFGLKLEPSASSVLTTGLSTGFAPVNQPSLNHSGSTASKVALNSQPQQPSSHNVPFGAPILTSDSVSGKNESLDVAVTEEVEMEEAAPEASCTNELNSGNPGGFGVGSTPIPTAPRANPFGSPFCSTGSNVASSSLTMTVPSGELFRSASFNFQSPHPSQKPPPTNMGAFSGGFGTGAVAQAPAQSQFGQPAHIGSGQQALGSVLGTFGQPTQFGTGLPGSGFASTSGFGGGLATSSSTGGFASAATAGGFAGVASTGGGFAALASSGAGFGGVAAGGGFGSVASGGGFGGVASGGSGIAGVASGGGGFAAAASSAGGFAAAPPSGSGFGASGSGFGAFGSQQGTGGFSGFPGNAGGSQQGIGGFSAFSGNPAGTGKPVRLFTQMRKKSFKLLD
- the LOC118062604 gene encoding nuclear pore complex protein NUP214 isoform X5, with the protein product MSETAVIDIERDTWLPRIELQENGDDNLIMGLCVDKVSLYGKVKVEVGVEEQKELSPYCVLMCVTLEGKLVMFQVASATGANIQPEVDSSLEDKKEDIALEHEGCDQSNLSSSGLHEETLEDITLGLQPQHVSNKELQLNKDGGIPTQKELVPADKDEIPEKLDIKSLSAQQSVKLGQSSLKASFPEIPNYLGSDSSKTETQRLAGFASRSALSGKVLTDAPSISSRKDLANTADLFKAPPREVGSNALPGVPSQSWSSGKVTLSASTLIQGNRPDYNNVQVGAANVPSDLGSKSFCMKDTTGQLTSVNASVRPALEGEQRGSIVSGTIESLPAFRNSQLSSHENFASARSPNHRLKYSKDNYKTSSLRSSEPNLSKQFGNIKELAKELDTLLECIEEKGGFRDACTVFLRGSVEALEEGMGTLSENCRMLKSVMDEQLGEIHHLLDKTVQVLARKIYIDGIVKQASDSQYLELWNHQKLSSELELKRRCILKLNQELTNQLIQLERHFNALELQSFGGNAGFHTDRRTLQIRNMPSRQLQSLHSLQNTMSSQLAAAEQLSECLSKQMSMLSLESPVRQKNVKKELFETIGIPYDASFSSPDATKVGDTTSLKKLLLSSGSAATKGKSRRHQSSAMKSSDSETSRRRRDSLDQSWASFEPTKTTVKRVLLQENQKKNVNKSFLLKDREIFSSGLGDISTVHQEDQTSRSFLHPLENKGLHYGSPKQTFEKKATVPFKWATDPPMSSQPLGLRSPILQNNNVAMVSVSSSLVSLPGGETSSREAYNMTADKSKCKFSQIEKPDSVSTNETRRIQQTETNINKNSADSTVPPMQTPLFPKKPNEIPVSTTSSVLAKSAMQSVKPGPADTKSSFFKSPNNNYEPALSLLGASSVAPTQPGKVPEINFATSKSQPSEKVSSSPSAFISLSVSSSLISNISPNISSSIATPTLSAAMPPSTSLTSSKVTTGSNQTVTSTSLSSVSVSPVLSSGSLSFQAPRTVLPSHAPPPTSEVSPELQPPLGKTLPSSNPSPSCLTSESLETDIQPLIGKPARNVNPTPTPSVSESLKTEPQPHAGKIPPSDTPVTPSESDSPKTEVPHPPGEASSKSDVDVPTTAPQPNPSTFGLKLEPSASSVLTTGLSTGFAPVNQPSLNHSGSTASKVALNSQPQQPSSHNVPFGAPILTSNSVSGKNESLDVAVTEEVEMEEEAPEASCTNELNLGNLGGFGIGSTPIPTAPRANPFGSPFGSTGSNVASSSLTMTVPSGELFRPASFNFQSPHPSQKPPPTNMGAFSGGFGTGTVAQAPAQSQFGQPAHIGSGQQALGSVLGTFGQSRQFGTGLPGSGFASTSGFGGGLATSSSTGGFASAATAGGFAGVASTGGGFAALASSGAGFGGVAAGGAFGSVASGGGFGGVASGGSGIAGVASGGGGFAAAASSAGGFAAAPPSGSGFGASGSGFGAFGSQQGTGGFSGFPGNAGGSQQGIGGFSAFSGNPAGTGKPAELFTQMRK